A window from Akkermansia muciniphila encodes these proteins:
- a CDS encoding tetratricopeptide repeat protein — protein MKFIDCYRYAAMLYASACCTASPLYGPLETGLQESQLLSSLKSCKSLEGPGTDAYLSRTGLNGAYKTKKPIGGLFFSLHFEYNKDGGLRAVSFYSMTKAGKEEYDTRLKSLYKRMLNGLTGLYGPPMNLPDWIEKDSLPPDRVLYMHMWRIQPGCFLMAGLANAGASGYMPVFRISPPAGMPAKSKKDRDKLKSEWAAMPEFYEFTKAERFLANAVFAMSHKKYPDALQLFQKAADLGSPNGYWGLAHLYRLGPAGVEKNAGLADEYTRKAALMGFARAAMKIGKNWEEFCKKQDFTEAEAKEWHDRNLRAARAGYASEQYNLGIIYQHGFGVEKNLSTAREWLEKAASQDHSQAKAALKTLPESGNSELS, from the coding sequence ATGAAATTCATAGATTGCTACCGCTATGCGGCTATGCTTTATGCATCCGCCTGCTGTACTGCGTCACCGCTGTACGGCCCCCTGGAGACAGGATTGCAGGAATCCCAGCTTTTAAGCTCCCTGAAATCCTGTAAATCCCTGGAAGGTCCAGGAACGGACGCTTACCTGAGCCGCACCGGGCTGAATGGCGCGTACAAGACGAAAAAGCCCATCGGCGGCCTCTTCTTTTCCCTCCATTTTGAATACAACAAGGACGGAGGCCTGAGAGCCGTCTCCTTCTACTCCATGACCAAAGCAGGCAAAGAGGAATACGATACCCGTCTGAAATCCCTGTACAAGCGCATGCTCAACGGCCTGACGGGCCTTTACGGGCCTCCCATGAACCTGCCGGACTGGATTGAAAAGGATTCACTGCCTCCGGACCGCGTCCTGTACATGCACATGTGGCGCATTCAGCCCGGCTGCTTCCTGATGGCCGGCCTGGCCAACGCTGGCGCCTCCGGTTACATGCCCGTGTTCCGCATCTCCCCGCCTGCCGGAATGCCTGCCAAGTCCAAGAAGGACAGGGACAAGCTCAAATCCGAATGGGCGGCCATGCCCGAATTCTACGAGTTCACAAAGGCGGAACGCTTCCTTGCCAACGCAGTGTTTGCCATGTCCCATAAAAAATATCCGGATGCCCTCCAGCTTTTCCAGAAGGCCGCAGACCTGGGCAGCCCCAACGGCTACTGGGGGTTAGCCCACCTGTACCGCCTGGGCCCCGCCGGCGTGGAAAAAAACGCAGGCCTGGCAGATGAATATACCAGAAAAGCGGCCCTGATGGGCTTTGCACGCGCTGCCATGAAAATTGGGAAAAACTGGGAGGAATTCTGCAAAAAACAGGATTTCACGGAAGCGGAGGCAAAGGAATGGCATGACAGGAACCTCCGCGCCGCCAGAGCCGGCTACGCCTCCGAGCAATATAACCTGGGCATCATTTACCAGCACGGCTTCGGCGTGGAAAAAAATCTGTCTACCGCCAGGGAATGGCTGGAAAAAGCGGCCTCCCAGGATCACTCCCAGGCAAAAGCGGCGTTAAAAACGCTTCCGGAAAGCGGAAACTCCGAACTTTCCTGA